Proteins encoded within one genomic window of Rhinolophus sinicus isolate RSC01 linkage group LG05, ASM3656204v1, whole genome shotgun sequence:
- the TNFAIP3 gene encoding tumor necrosis factor alpha-induced protein 3 isoform X1: protein MAEQLLPLALYLSNMRKAVKIRERTPEDIFKPTNGIIYHFKSMHRYTLEMFRTCQFCPQFREIIQKALIDRNIQGSLENKKKLNWCREVRKLVALKTNGDGNCLMHAASQYMWGVQDTDLVLRKALFSTLKETDTRNFEFRWQLESVKSQEFVETGLCYDTRNWTDEWDNLIKMASTDTPGARSGLQYNSLEEIHIFVLCNILRRPIIVVADKMLRSLESGSNFAPLKVGGIYLPLHWPAQECYRYPIVLGYDSQHFVPLVTLKDSGPEIRAVPLVNRERGKFEDLKVHFLTNPEHEMKEKLLKEYLMVIEIPVQGWDHGTTHLINAAKLDEANLPKEINLVDDYFELVQHEYKKWQENKEQGRRELHAQNPLEPSVPQLSLMDVKCETPNCPFFMSVNTQPWCHECAERRQKKPNKSPKLNCKQGPDVMLGASRGEAYEPMAWGPEEPAGGPHSAPPTAPSLFLFSETTAMKCRSPNCPFTLNVQHNGFCERCHNARQLNVGHISDKRHLDPGKCRACLQDVTRTFNGICSTCFKRTTTESSSNLSSSIPPSCHQRSKSDPSQLFQSLSPHSCHRAGSEVPSGCLSQAARTPGDRIGTNNCRKAGCTFFGTPENQGFCTLCFFEYRENKYFVAASGKASPTASRFQNAVPCLGRECGTLGSTAFEGYCQKCFIEAQNQRLREAKRTEEQLRMSQRRDMPRTTQSASRPKCARASCKNILACRSEELCMECRHRAEPAPEEPPKQRCRAPACDHFGNIKCNGYCNECFQFKQMYG, encoded by the exons ATGGCTGAACAACTCCTTCCTCTGGCTTTGTATTTGAGCAATATGCGGAAAGCTGTGAAGATCAGAGAGAGGACtccagaagatatttttaaacctACCAATGggatcatttatcattttaaatccATGCACCGATACACACTGGAAATGTTCAGAACTTGCCAGTTTTGTCCACAATTTCGGGAGATCATCCAAAAAGCCCTCATTGACAGAAACATCCAGGGCTCCCTGGAAAACAAGAAGAAGCTCAACTGGTGTCGAGAAGTCAGGAAGCTTGTGGCCCTGAAAACAAATG GTGATGGAAACTGCCTGATGCATGCTGCTTCTCAGTACATGTGGGGGGTTCAGGACACAGACCTGGTCTTGAGGAAGGCGCTCTTCAGCACTCTCAAGGAGACGGACACACGCAACTTTGAATTCCGCTGGCAGCTGGAGTCTGTTAAATCTCAGGAATTTGTGGAAACGGGGCTTTGCTATGACACTCGG AATTGGACTGATGAGTGGGACAACCTTATCAAAATGGCATCCACAGACACCCCAGGAGCCCGAAGTGGCCTTCAGTATAATTCACTGGAAGAAATACACATATTTGTCCTTTGCAACATCCTCAGAAGGCCGATCATTGTCGTTGCAG ACAAAATGCTGAGAAGTTTGGAATCGGGTTCCAATTTCGCTCCTTTGAAGGTGGGCGGAATTTACTTGCCTCTCCATTGGCCTGCCCAGGAATGCTACAGATACCCCATCGTTCTCGGCTATGACAGCCAACACTTTGTACCCCTGGTGACCCTGAAGGACAGTGGGCCTG aaaTCCGAGCTGTTCCACTTGTTAACAGAGAGCGAGGAAAATTTGAAGACTTAAAAGTTCACTTTTTGACAAATCCTGAACATGAGATGAAGGAGAAGCTCTTGAAAGAGTACTTGATGGTGATAGAAATCCCAGTCCAAGGCTGGGACCACGGCACCACCCATTTGATTAATGCTGCAAA GTTGGATGAAGCTAACTTACCAAAAGAAATCAACCTGGTAGATGATTACTTTGAACTTGTCCAGCACGAATACAAGAAGTGGCAGGAGAACAAAGAGCAGGGGCGGAGAGAGCTGCACGCTCAGAATCCTTTGGAACCTTCTGTTCCCCAACTTTCTCTCATGGATGTAAAATGTGAAACACCCAACTGCCCTTTCTTCATGTCCGTGAACACCCAGCCCTGGTGCCATGAATGCGCAGAGAGGCGgcaaaagaagccaaacaaatCCCCCAAGCTGAACTGCAAGCAGGGCCCTGACGTGATGCTTGGCGCCTCTAGAGGCGAGGCCTACGAGCCCATGGCCTGGGGCCCAGAGGAGCCTGCTGGGGGGCCTCATTCGGCCCCTCCAACAGCGCCCAGCCTTTTCCTGTTCAGCGAGACCACCGCTATGAAGTGCAGGAGCCCTAACTGCCCTTTCACATTGAACGTGCAGCACAATGGATTCTGTGAGCGTTGCCACAATGCCCGGCAACTGAATGTGGGCCACATCTCGGACAAGAGGCATTTAGATCCTGGTAAGTGCCGAGCCTGCCTCCAGGATGTCACCAGGACATTTAATGGGATCTGCAGTACTTGCTTCAAAAGGACTACGACAGAGTCCTCCTCGAACCTCAGCTCCAGCATCCCTCCTTCCTGCCATCAGAGGTCCAAGTCGGACCCGTCGCAGCTCTTCCAGAGTCTCTCCCCACATTCTTGTCACAGAGCTGGGAGTGAGGTCCCCTCTGGCTGCCTCTCTCAGGCCGCAAGGACTCCCGGGGACAGGATAGGGACAAACAATTGCAGAAAAGCTGGCTGCACGTTTTTTGGGACTCCAGAAAACCAGGGCTTTTGCACGCTGTGTTTCTTCgagtacagagaaaataaat ATTTTGTTGCTGCCTCGGGGAAAGCCAGTCCCACAGCCTCCAGGTTCCAGAATGCGGTCCCCTGCCTAGGAAGGGAATGTGGCACCCTGGGAAGCACCGCGTTTGAAGGATACTGTCAGAAGTGTTTCATTGAAGCTCAAAATCAGAGACTTCGTGAAGCAAAAAGGACTGAAGAGCAACTG AGAATGAGCCAGCGCAGAGACATGCCTCGAACCACGCAGAGCGCCTCCAGGCCCAAGTGCGCCCGGGCCTCCTGCAAGAACATCCTGGCCTGCCGCAGTGAGGAGCTCTGCATGGAGTGCCGGCACCGGGCCGAGCCGGCTCCCGAAGAGCCCCCCAAGCAGCGCTGCCGGGCCCCCGCCTGCGATCACTTTGGCAACATCAAGTGCAACGGCTACTGCAATGAGTGCTTTCAGTTCAAGCAGATGTACGGCTAA
- the TNFAIP3 gene encoding tumor necrosis factor alpha-induced protein 3 isoform X2, with protein MAEQLLPLALYLSNMRKAVKIRERTPEDIFKPTNGIIYHFKSMHRYTLEMFRTCQFCPQFREIIQKALIDRNIQGSLENKKKLNWCREVRKLVALKTNGDGNCLMHAASQYMWGVQDTDLVLRKALFSTLKETDTRNFEFRWQLESVKSQEFVETGLCYDTRNWTDEWDNLIKMASTDTPGARSGLQYNSLEEIHIFVLCNILRRPIIVVADKMLRSLESGSNFAPLKVGGIYLPLHWPAQECYRYPIVLGYDSQHFVPLVTLKDSGPEIRAVPLVNRERGKFEDLKVHFLTNPEHEMKEKLLKEYLMVIEIPVQGWDHGTTHLINAAKLDEANLPKEINLVDDYFELVQHEYKKWQENKEQGRRELHAQNPLEPSVPQLSLMDVKCETPNCPFFMSVNTQPWCHECAERRQKKPNKSPKLNCKQGPDVMLGASRGEAYEPMAWGPEEPAGGPHSAPPTAPSLFLFSETTAMKCRSPNCPFTLNVQHNGFCERCHNARQLNVGHISDKRHLDPDFVAASGKASPTASRFQNAVPCLGRECGTLGSTAFEGYCQKCFIEAQNQRLREAKRTEEQLRMSQRRDMPRTTQSASRPKCARASCKNILACRSEELCMECRHRAEPAPEEPPKQRCRAPACDHFGNIKCNGYCNECFQFKQMYG; from the exons ATGGCTGAACAACTCCTTCCTCTGGCTTTGTATTTGAGCAATATGCGGAAAGCTGTGAAGATCAGAGAGAGGACtccagaagatatttttaaacctACCAATGggatcatttatcattttaaatccATGCACCGATACACACTGGAAATGTTCAGAACTTGCCAGTTTTGTCCACAATTTCGGGAGATCATCCAAAAAGCCCTCATTGACAGAAACATCCAGGGCTCCCTGGAAAACAAGAAGAAGCTCAACTGGTGTCGAGAAGTCAGGAAGCTTGTGGCCCTGAAAACAAATG GTGATGGAAACTGCCTGATGCATGCTGCTTCTCAGTACATGTGGGGGGTTCAGGACACAGACCTGGTCTTGAGGAAGGCGCTCTTCAGCACTCTCAAGGAGACGGACACACGCAACTTTGAATTCCGCTGGCAGCTGGAGTCTGTTAAATCTCAGGAATTTGTGGAAACGGGGCTTTGCTATGACACTCGG AATTGGACTGATGAGTGGGACAACCTTATCAAAATGGCATCCACAGACACCCCAGGAGCCCGAAGTGGCCTTCAGTATAATTCACTGGAAGAAATACACATATTTGTCCTTTGCAACATCCTCAGAAGGCCGATCATTGTCGTTGCAG ACAAAATGCTGAGAAGTTTGGAATCGGGTTCCAATTTCGCTCCTTTGAAGGTGGGCGGAATTTACTTGCCTCTCCATTGGCCTGCCCAGGAATGCTACAGATACCCCATCGTTCTCGGCTATGACAGCCAACACTTTGTACCCCTGGTGACCCTGAAGGACAGTGGGCCTG aaaTCCGAGCTGTTCCACTTGTTAACAGAGAGCGAGGAAAATTTGAAGACTTAAAAGTTCACTTTTTGACAAATCCTGAACATGAGATGAAGGAGAAGCTCTTGAAAGAGTACTTGATGGTGATAGAAATCCCAGTCCAAGGCTGGGACCACGGCACCACCCATTTGATTAATGCTGCAAA GTTGGATGAAGCTAACTTACCAAAAGAAATCAACCTGGTAGATGATTACTTTGAACTTGTCCAGCACGAATACAAGAAGTGGCAGGAGAACAAAGAGCAGGGGCGGAGAGAGCTGCACGCTCAGAATCCTTTGGAACCTTCTGTTCCCCAACTTTCTCTCATGGATGTAAAATGTGAAACACCCAACTGCCCTTTCTTCATGTCCGTGAACACCCAGCCCTGGTGCCATGAATGCGCAGAGAGGCGgcaaaagaagccaaacaaatCCCCCAAGCTGAACTGCAAGCAGGGCCCTGACGTGATGCTTGGCGCCTCTAGAGGCGAGGCCTACGAGCCCATGGCCTGGGGCCCAGAGGAGCCTGCTGGGGGGCCTCATTCGGCCCCTCCAACAGCGCCCAGCCTTTTCCTGTTCAGCGAGACCACCGCTATGAAGTGCAGGAGCCCTAACTGCCCTTTCACATTGAACGTGCAGCACAATGGATTCTGTGAGCGTTGCCACAATGCCCGGCAACTGAATGTGGGCCACATCTCGGACAAGAGGCATTTAGATCCTG ATTTTGTTGCTGCCTCGGGGAAAGCCAGTCCCACAGCCTCCAGGTTCCAGAATGCGGTCCCCTGCCTAGGAAGGGAATGTGGCACCCTGGGAAGCACCGCGTTTGAAGGATACTGTCAGAAGTGTTTCATTGAAGCTCAAAATCAGAGACTTCGTGAAGCAAAAAGGACTGAAGAGCAACTG AGAATGAGCCAGCGCAGAGACATGCCTCGAACCACGCAGAGCGCCTCCAGGCCCAAGTGCGCCCGGGCCTCCTGCAAGAACATCCTGGCCTGCCGCAGTGAGGAGCTCTGCATGGAGTGCCGGCACCGGGCCGAGCCGGCTCCCGAAGAGCCCCCCAAGCAGCGCTGCCGGGCCCCCGCCTGCGATCACTTTGGCAACATCAAGTGCAACGGCTACTGCAATGAGTGCTTTCAGTTCAAGCAGATGTACGGCTAA